DNA sequence from the Sinorhizobium alkalisoli genome:
CGAACACGGCTACATGGATTGGCTTTTTCTTGTCTATCCAGGCATCTGGTCTAGTCGGGAGGACCGCGAACGGGGCTTGCGCGAGGCCGCGCGGCGGTGCGGGGCCGAGGTGCAAGTCATTGAGAGCGCAAACGACGCGGCCTCCGCAAGACAGATCCTTTCTGACGCGTTTGATGCGCGCGGCGGAAAACTGCCCGAGGTCTTAATCGCAGGAAATAGCCCACTGCTACTCGGCGCGTTGACCACAATGCGCGAGCGCGGAATCATCGTACCGCATGATATGCCTATCGTGAGCTATGACGATTTTTCTTGGGCTCCCTTTATCGAACCGCCACTCACGGTCCTCGACGAACGTTCCGAGGAAATTGGCCGGCGGGCAGCGGAAACTCTGATCCGGATCATCGGCGAGCAGATCGAAGCGGGCAAAAGCGGCGAAACCGCCGCCCCCAGCTATCGCGACGAATTCAAACAGCAAGTGCCGGTCGGGCTTATCGTCCGACGGTCCTGCGGTTGTGGCGCAGAGGAGGCGAGCGACACCTGACGCGCCAAAAGCCAACCGGGACGGGACACCAGCGACCCAATCTCGGCAATCCAAGCTGGAATCACTGGAGGAGAACCTATGCGATTTAACGCTTTCCGCCGCGCCGGCTATGTCGGCGCAATGGTTACGTGCGGCCTGCTGGCAAGCACCGCGACGGCACAATCGATGCCCGACAAGATCGAAAAGATCGGCCTTATGGTGCAGGACATGTCCAATCCTTTCTTCTCGGCGATGGACCGTGGTGGCCGCGGCGCAGCCGAGGAAATTGGCGCCGAGCTTAACGTACAGGACGCCCAACTCGACCTTTCGGCGCAATACAATCAGATCGACGCCTTCATTCAACAGGGCGTTGACCTGATCATCGTCTCCGCGGTTGACGGAGGCGGGATCGAGCCTGCGATCATTAAGGCGAAAGAGGCCGGGATCATCGTGATTGCCGTGGATACGCCTGCGAAAGGTGCCGACGCGGTCATCATGACCGACGCCGTGCAGGCGGGGATGAAATCCTGCAAATACCTCTTCGACCAGATGGGCGGCAAAGGCCAGGTCCTGCTGGTCGACGGCACGCCGATTCAGACGATCATCGACCGGATCGACGGTTGCAAGAAGGTCGCAGAGGACTATCCGGGTATCAAGATCGTCGGTCAGCAGTCGTCGAAGAACGACCGCGCTTCAGGCCTTCTCGTAACCACCGACATGCTCACGGCGAACCCGGACGTGACCGGCATCTTCGGAATGAACGACCCCTCGGCGCTCGGGGCCGTGCTTGCCGTGGAACAGGCGGGCAAAGCCAAGCAGATCATCGTGACCGGCGTCGATGGCAGTCCCGAGGCGGTGGCCGAACTGACCCGGGAAGGTTCGCCCTTCATCGGCACTGCCACCCAGAACCCAGGCAAGATGGTGACGGAAGCCGTACGGCTTGCGCAGGATATGGTCGCAGGGAAACTGCCCGCCGAGACCACCATCCTGATCCCCAGCGAACTCGTCACGCGTGACAACGTGGGCGAATATTCGGGCTGGTAATTCGCATAACAAGGATGGTGCGGGCGGCTCCATTGCCCGCACCCCCGAACTGGAGGTCAGACGATGACTGCTCCCCTTCTACAACTCGATCGCGTTTCCAAGCGCTATGGTGGCACGCTGGCCCTGAACGACGTGTCACTGGACCTCTTCGCTGGCGAAGTCCACGCCCTTATGGGCGAAAACGGCGCGGGCAAGTCGACGCTGATGAAGATACTTGCAGGTAACGTTCCCGCCGACACGGGCCGCATTTTGATCGACGGGCAGGACGTCGAGGTGCGGACACCAGCGGACGCGAGCAGCAACGGCATCGCCATCATCCACCAGGAACTCAACACCGTCCCCTACATGACGGTGGCCGAAAATCTCGCCCTGGGCAAGGAACCCAAAGGACGGTTCGGGATTCTTGATCGACGGAAAATGCTGAGCGATGCGCGCGATAAGCTCGCTCGAATTCACGCCGACATTGACCCAACCCGCGAACTCGGGTCGCTCAGCGTGGGCATGCAGCAGATGGTCGAAATTGCGCGCGCGGTGAGCGAAAACGCGCGCATCCTCGTGCTCGACGAACCCACCGCCGCACTGTCGCGGCAGGAATCGCAGGAGCTCTACGTTCTCATCGAAAAGATGCGCCGAGAAGGTGTAGGCCTCATCTACATTTCGCACCGAATGGAAGAGGTTTGGCGACTGGCCGACCGCATAT
Encoded proteins:
- a CDS encoding LacI family DNA-binding transcriptional regulator gives rise to the protein MPPRVTLHDIANEAGLSTFTVSKALNGGKGVSAKSRDHVLAVARSLGYVANLAAQELRGSVRSSVAVITAGTTNAYYLDMMNGIQRAMQDTNQSVVLMDIAINGVYDEGLEDRTIQRLLEARMSGVISTLTLKPESIERLAQWDIPVVFVDSSPPEGMAHLPSVTTDNYNASLLVGEHLAEHGYMDWLFLVYPGIWSSREDRERGLREAARRCGAEVQVIESANDAASARQILSDAFDARGGKLPEVLIAGNSPLLLGALTTMRERGIIVPHDMPIVSYDDFSWAPFIEPPLTVLDERSEEIGRRAAETLIRIIGEQIEAGKSGETAAPSYRDEFKQQVPVGLIVRRSCGCGAEEASDT
- a CDS encoding ABC transporter substrate-binding protein is translated as MRFNAFRRAGYVGAMVTCGLLASTATAQSMPDKIEKIGLMVQDMSNPFFSAMDRGGRGAAEEIGAELNVQDAQLDLSAQYNQIDAFIQQGVDLIIVSAVDGGGIEPAIIKAKEAGIIVIAVDTPAKGADAVIMTDAVQAGMKSCKYLFDQMGGKGQVLLVDGTPIQTIIDRIDGCKKVAEDYPGIKIVGQQSSKNDRASGLLVTTDMLTANPDVTGIFGMNDPSALGAVLAVEQAGKAKQIIVTGVDGSPEAVAELTREGSPFIGTATQNPGKMVTEAVRLAQDMVAGKLPAETTILIPSELVTRDNVGEYSGW